A genomic stretch from Colwellia sp. Arc7-635 includes:
- a CDS encoding sulfotransferase domain-containing protein → MSIQPNIYWLASYPKSGNTWTRAFIANLLNEETEAVDINALDTGAIASGRDWVETALDFDINELSHDEIDRLRPTAYRWLSQQLESPGYHKIHDAYTYLPNGEALIPIDTSKGVLCIIRNPLDVAISFAHHNSCSIDKAIANMAKADYAFCAQSKRYYPQLRQRLLSWSGHVLSWANAPGLNKLIVRYEDMKQNSVATFSCMASFLELPHDKKSVTEALEHCKIEKLQAQEAASPFKERAAKSKSFFRKGLVGDWKNTLTDKQINTLINDHRSVMQRFGYLDAQEQPCEHSKEEEALNE, encoded by the coding sequence ATGAGTATTCAGCCAAATATTTACTGGCTCGCGTCTTACCCTAAGTCGGGAAATACCTGGACACGGGCGTTTATTGCCAACTTACTCAATGAAGAAACAGAGGCGGTCGATATCAATGCATTGGATACTGGTGCCATAGCTAGTGGCAGGGATTGGGTAGAAACTGCTCTCGATTTTGATATCAATGAGCTGTCTCACGATGAGATTGATCGCTTGCGGCCAACGGCTTATCGCTGGCTTTCGCAGCAACTAGAGTCACCTGGTTACCATAAAATACATGATGCCTATACCTATTTGCCTAATGGCGAAGCCTTGATCCCCATTGACACGAGCAAAGGGGTGTTATGCATTATTCGTAACCCGCTTGATGTGGCAATTTCCTTTGCGCACCATAATTCTTGTAGCATAGATAAAGCGATCGCCAATATGGCAAAGGCCGATTATGCTTTTTGTGCTCAGTCAAAACGTTATTATCCTCAATTGAGACAACGGCTACTTAGTTGGTCGGGGCATGTTCTTAGCTGGGCTAATGCGCCAGGCCTCAATAAACTGATCGTTCGTTATGAAGATATGAAGCAAAACTCAGTGGCGACGTTTTCTTGTATGGCGTCATTTTTAGAACTGCCCCATGACAAGAAGTCAGTTACAGAAGCTTTGGAACACTGCAAAATAGAAAAGCTTCAGGCTCAGGAAGCCGCATCGCCTTTTAAAGAGCGAGCAGCTAAATCAAAAAGTTTTTTTCGTAAAGGCCTAGTGGGTGACTGGAAAAATACTCTGACCGACAAACAGATAAACACCCTCATCAATGATCATAGAAGCGTGATGCAGCGTTTTGGCTATTTAGATGCACAAGAGCAACCTTGTGAACATAGTAAAGAAGAAGAGGCCCTTAATGAGTAG
- a CDS encoding asparagine synthase-related protein has translation MSSIHAYMGQKNSAINDTLRSMLKASDYWQPYKKTSWISNLHTLGLAKAQLYNTLNSLKDGVHHDAENCLSITANARIDNRSELLIQLEINPDEASIQTDSQLILQTYVKWGKECVKQLRGDFVFIIWDEAQQKLFCARDHFGVKVLFYSQNKQKIMLSNEHNAFFTSDYCDPSKVDEKWLVENLWNISPLDFDSPNPDIHILPPAHTLEFDANGIKLTRFWHLERKNSWQNLDDEALIAELKTRFNKAVVARLDSQSPLGAELSEGLDSNGIVGVAAPHLRPNVMHTFSYKCEALSEKNQHIWGDTYKDIEDMLAMHENLQATWQVSDQKQQEKQTEFDYQVFYQNFGAVIPIQGPFLTAQLAQKKGVQALLSGWGGDHCVTCPGDEYANELFRHGRGIMLYRLLKGKYERGRGPHPVRSMVTTALSQLAPKLNFFLKTRRPCLEKAMQQRGQTHFLHEKWQKHFKLDQNLERFIRQYQRSSVQQYELRELFEIGLTNRLTHTELIARQYRIEYRFPMLDVDLVEFAHSLPSALKIHNGIERYPFRRLLEGITTPRIQWRRKSDVSYPNIDRGAQILSQNIALLVKLKDNPLTLKYSSDEKIKKHIETNRRGLKI, from the coding sequence ATGAGTAGCATACATGCTTACATGGGCCAAAAAAATAGTGCTATTAATGATACATTACGCTCAATGCTTAAAGCCTCTGATTACTGGCAGCCATACAAGAAAACGAGCTGGATTTCAAACTTGCACACTCTTGGTCTAGCTAAAGCACAACTGTATAACACACTTAATTCCTTGAAAGATGGTGTGCATCATGATGCAGAGAACTGCTTGAGTATTACGGCTAATGCTCGAATAGATAATCGTAGTGAATTATTAATACAGCTAGAAATAAACCCTGACGAAGCCAGTATTCAAACAGACAGCCAATTAATTTTACAAACCTATGTTAAATGGGGTAAAGAGTGCGTAAAACAGTTACGAGGTGACTTTGTCTTTATTATCTGGGATGAAGCACAACAAAAACTATTTTGCGCGCGTGATCACTTTGGTGTCAAAGTACTATTTTATTCACAGAATAAACAAAAAATTATGCTCAGTAATGAGCATAATGCTTTTTTTACTTCGGATTATTGTGATCCGTCAAAAGTAGATGAAAAATGGCTGGTAGAAAATCTTTGGAATATAAGCCCTTTGGATTTTGACTCCCCAAATCCTGATATACATATTTTGCCGCCGGCCCATACACTTGAATTTGATGCCAACGGTATAAAACTGACCCGTTTCTGGCACCTTGAACGAAAAAACAGCTGGCAAAACCTTGACGATGAAGCGCTGATCGCAGAATTAAAAACACGTTTTAATAAGGCTGTGGTAGCGCGTTTAGACAGCCAATCTCCTTTGGGGGCAGAATTAAGTGAAGGTCTTGACTCAAACGGTATCGTTGGCGTTGCAGCACCGCACTTAAGACCTAACGTTATGCATACCTTTTCATATAAGTGTGAAGCGCTTAGCGAAAAAAATCAGCATATCTGGGGCGACACCTATAAAGACATTGAAGATATGCTCGCTATGCATGAAAACCTTCAAGCAACCTGGCAAGTGAGTGATCAAAAGCAACAAGAAAAACAAACAGAGTTTGATTATCAAGTATTTTATCAAAATTTTGGCGCTGTTATCCCCATACAAGGTCCATTTTTAACGGCCCAACTGGCGCAAAAAAAGGGAGTGCAGGCTCTATTATCAGGCTGGGGCGGTGATCATTGTGTCACTTGCCCAGGCGATGAGTATGCAAATGAGCTATTTCGTCATGGTCGAGGCATTATGCTTTATCGATTGCTGAAAGGTAAATATGAGCGAGGGCGAGGGCCACACCCTGTTCGTAGTATGGTCACCACAGCACTTAGCCAATTAGCACCCAAGCTGAACTTTTTTCTAAAAACTCGTCGGCCTTGTCTAGAAAAAGCTATGCAACAGCGTGGCCAAACACATTTTTTACATGAAAAATGGCAAAAACATTTTAAATTAGATCAAAACCTTGAGCGGTTTATTCGGCAATATCAGCGTTCAAGTGTTCAACAATATGAACTACGTGAATTATTTGAAATAGGTCTGACCAATCGTTTGACTCACACCGAGCTTATTGCTCGACAGTATCGTATTGAATACCGTTTCCCCATGCTTGATGTTGACCTAGTCGAGTTCGCTCATAGTTTACCTAGCGCCTTGAAAATTCATAATGGCATTGAGCGTTATCCGTTTAGGCGATTGCTTGAAGGTATCACTACACCACGTATACAATGGCGACGAAAGAGCGACGTGAGTTATCCTAATATTGATAGGGGGGCGCAGATATTAAGCCAAAACATTGCGCTTTTAGTTAAACTTAAAGATAACCCGCTCACTCTAAAGTACAGTAGTGATGAAAAGATAAAAAAACATATCGAAACTAACAGAAGGGGCTTGAAAATTTAA
- a CDS encoding FG-GAP-like repeat-containing protein, whose amino-acid sequence MLLIKDRRILISLLFLLIVSITFWNGSRYPSLNDKAVMGGDMTLEDPLGFEAAFTLESTFSLVQTIFYTTLNWVSTNQKGMFFGLLLAAGLMTLFSLVQRREFKGRMSNTLFGVFLGAPLGVCVNCAAPIAKALHTTGMRNETTLATMLSSPTLNVIVLSMLFTLFPFYIALTKIAFTLLLILIVVPLFVRYVLPEQSVTAFSGINTVDCHVSSRVSSKITSPPYLNISWFAATTWFVGTYFKQLRFIVVKTVPLMLLAGLLGATLITLVPWETVVTFLKPSGYFSLVAAMLGLAVFGVFLPVPIAFDLIIVATLTALGMPVKFAMILLFTLGIFSIYSFSIIWQTMGRKAALILYAIVVILGVSAGITAHLWETYTIQVKNQQAFSQIEELGQLKRILPNYNEGVSIDEIRTLTKGKELQWQPTKKVSLSEATSTNLEIYSRPFSKKQPQTLANKTPLFHQVNAAKAGLPPPSPLANYLKVNMLPYSQLGSVAAGDINNDGWPDILVTQNGYLSLYINIAGQRFSQQKIDHLGEDQSTLFNAALADLNNDGWLDIVTSTFKQGLKIHYSDQGNFTVDFERPLPTTTDFYASALAFGDVDRDGDLDIIQGSYSHGVNSISTSQSTNYLWLNNGGTDPVFKPIALPGIPGETLSTLLSDINQDGLLDLIIGNDFAVPDTVLLGRFDNNEFHFYLAEDLFPYTTLTTMSIDSADINNDLTFDLLWAQISGNSMSSGLVKLAPERSCERLIDEQDKQNCHNIQEMRQVSQLSGLVGESACLSLASPLDQGDCIAYSVYRKIYTPHTPLSKLQKCTELPSPWISMAETCESMQTGEFTKVETTNGKPKQKTQRNILYSLEPFSQSYKEIAKPTGLVTTGWTWNARFNDVNNDGWQDLYTVTGVNTQSFTSSNLLFENNATGQFIDKTEDYGLTYFSPTTASTFLDMDNDGDLDLIAVPISNNLLLYKNDLQSNRSKSRAIAFQIEDQLGNHSGIATKITIHYGKGLAQIKELKVGGGYLSFDAPIIWFGLGHHDRVQHIDIDWPDGSRTTLKRELFANTSYLIKRTAKMGAQAD is encoded by the coding sequence ATGCTGTTAATTAAAGATCGTCGAATTCTGATTTCTCTATTGTTCTTATTGATTGTCTCTATAACATTTTGGAACGGCTCTCGCTACCCATCACTCAATGATAAAGCCGTTATGGGCGGTGACATGACCCTTGAAGATCCACTTGGGTTTGAAGCAGCATTTACCCTTGAATCTACCTTTTCTTTGGTTCAAACCATTTTTTATACCACCCTAAATTGGGTATCAACTAACCAAAAAGGAATGTTTTTTGGATTATTACTCGCTGCGGGTCTGATGACTTTATTTTCATTAGTTCAGCGTCGAGAGTTTAAGGGGCGCATGTCGAATACTTTGTTCGGAGTGTTTCTGGGAGCCCCTTTGGGGGTCTGTGTAAATTGCGCGGCGCCAATAGCAAAAGCCCTACACACAACAGGGATGCGCAATGAAACTACGCTAGCAACGATGTTAAGTTCTCCTACTTTAAACGTGATTGTTTTATCTATGCTATTTACATTATTTCCCTTCTATATAGCACTGACTAAAATCGCCTTTACCCTATTGTTAATATTAATCGTTGTGCCTTTGTTTGTTCGTTATGTGCTACCCGAGCAGTCTGTTACTGCATTTTCGGGTATTAATACTGTGGATTGTCACGTTTCTTCTAGGGTAAGCTCTAAAATCACCTCTCCTCCTTATCTGAACATAAGCTGGTTTGCAGCAACTACATGGTTTGTTGGTACTTATTTTAAACAACTCAGATTTATTGTAGTTAAAACGGTGCCATTAATGCTATTAGCGGGTTTGCTTGGCGCGACCTTAATTACGCTAGTACCTTGGGAAACCGTTGTTACTTTTCTGAAACCGTCAGGTTATTTTAGTTTGGTAGCAGCAATGTTAGGGCTAGCCGTATTTGGTGTGTTTCTACCCGTGCCTATTGCTTTCGACCTAATTATTGTAGCAACGTTGACGGCTTTGGGGATGCCGGTTAAATTCGCCATGATATTACTCTTTACTCTGGGCATTTTTAGCATTTATTCTTTTTCAATTATTTGGCAAACAATGGGCCGAAAAGCCGCGTTAATATTATACGCGATTGTTGTTATTTTAGGGGTAAGCGCGGGTATTACTGCTCACCTTTGGGAAACATATACTATTCAGGTAAAAAATCAGCAAGCATTCTCACAGATTGAAGAATTAGGACAGCTAAAACGAATTCTCCCCAATTATAATGAAGGAGTAAGTATTGATGAAATTAGAACACTCACCAAAGGTAAAGAACTTCAATGGCAGCCTACCAAAAAAGTTTCTTTGAGTGAAGCTACGTCAACAAATTTGGAAATATATTCACGGCCTTTTTCAAAAAAACAGCCACAAACATTGGCCAATAAAACGCCCCTTTTTCATCAGGTAAATGCAGCCAAAGCTGGTTTGCCCCCCCCCTCTCCTCTAGCAAACTACCTGAAAGTAAATATGCTTCCATATTCTCAACTGGGCAGTGTTGCAGCTGGAGATATTAATAATGATGGCTGGCCAGATATCTTAGTGACTCAGAATGGTTACCTTAGTCTTTATATCAATATCGCTGGGCAAAGATTCTCACAACAAAAAATTGATCATTTAGGTGAAGATCAATCTACCTTATTTAATGCTGCCCTAGCTGACTTAAATAATGATGGCTGGTTAGATATCGTCACATCAACATTTAAGCAGGGGCTTAAAATTCATTATAGTGACCAAGGTAACTTTACGGTGGACTTTGAACGGCCTTTACCAACAACGACTGACTTTTACGCATCAGCTTTAGCCTTTGGTGATGTTGACCGAGATGGTGATCTGGATATAATACAGGGAAGTTATTCTCATGGCGTAAATTCCATCTCTACATCCCAGTCGACGAATTATCTATGGCTAAATAATGGCGGCACAGATCCCGTATTTAAACCCATAGCTCTTCCTGGGATACCAGGCGAAACGTTAAGCACCCTTTTGTCGGATATTAATCAAGATGGCTTGCTAGATCTAATTATTGGCAATGACTTCGCTGTCCCTGATACAGTACTTTTAGGTCGCTTTGATAATAATGAATTTCATTTTTATTTAGCAGAGGACCTATTTCCCTATACAACACTAACAACCATGAGTATTGACAGTGCCGATATCAACAATGACTTAACCTTTGACCTACTGTGGGCACAAATTAGTGGCAATTCAATGTCGAGCGGCTTAGTTAAATTAGCGCCGGAAAGATCCTGTGAAAGACTAATAGATGAACAAGACAAACAAAATTGCCATAATATACAGGAAATGAGACAAGTGAGTCAATTAAGCGGCCTAGTAGGAGAAAGTGCATGCCTTTCGCTTGCTTCCCCTTTAGATCAGGGTGATTGTATTGCTTATTCAGTGTATCGGAAAATATATACCCCTCATACTCCACTATCTAAACTACAAAAATGTACCGAATTACCTTCACCGTGGATTAGCATGGCAGAGACTTGCGAGAGTATGCAGACGGGGGAATTTACCAAAGTAGAAACAACTAATGGCAAACCCAAACAAAAAACTCAAAGAAACATACTTTATTCGCTTGAACCATTTTCACAGTCTTATAAAGAAATTGCTAAACCAACTGGCTTAGTAACGACAGGTTGGACCTGGAACGCCCGCTTTAACGACGTTAATAATGATGGATGGCAAGATCTCTATACTGTTACGGGAGTTAATACTCAGAGCTTCACCAGCTCTAACTTGCTGTTTGAAAATAATGCGACTGGACAGTTTATCGACAAAACAGAAGACTATGGACTGACTTATTTTTCGCCAACAACGGCCAGTACATTTTTGGATATGGATAACGATGGCGACTTAGATTTAATAGCAGTACCAATAAGCAATAATCTACTGCTATATAAGAATGATCTACAGTCAAACCGAAGTAAGTCGCGAGCGATTGCTTTTCAGATAGAAGATCAGCTTGGCAATCATTCAGGTATTGCAACAAAAATAACCATTCACTACGGAAAAGGGCTTGCGCAAATAAAAGAACTTAAAGTGGGGGGCGGTTATTTGTCTTTCGATGCCCCTATCATTTGGTTCGGCTTAGGCCATCACGACAGGGTTCAACATATTGATATTGACTGGCCCGATGGATCACGTACAACACTCAAGCGAGAGCTCTTTGCCAATACAAGTTATTTGATCAAGCGAACCGCTAAGATGGGTGCTCAGGCAGATTAA
- a CDS encoding sugar-transfer associated ATP-grasp domain-containing protein, whose amino-acid sequence MIGNWQKIHQRIIKRQVPHAILSWRYLLPKQNRMVHLHRKTFLSAWADYPRILWCLIALYSYTTWYLYYAWRQVYLTWKNRSKVLFNEQGISPWQQLKSLAALALLHSIPPHFYYQYQLHRFSEREWLNFIYTHELPHWHHMMSPNICARSQHLMSHKHDFSLEMKRLGLPTIPSVIDVKRGRITEQQLFNRQSLFLKPECGSRKEGCYALSYHAETEQYHLYGNNVGEGLTQVQIQAIIGQVASKQHYLIQPLLENHSLITDRCQCDELVTLRLITKLNEGKPKLVSALLEVPVMASFNRTIPIGIELEKGTLLDMPEQYLYLDKNAQQLIKSLANFNLPLWPDVVSIAEKAHCHFTDINSIGWDLAITPLGVKLIEGNINWGVAPHQLIGYIPLSIN is encoded by the coding sequence ATGATAGGAAATTGGCAAAAAATTCATCAGCGAATAATCAAACGACAGGTGCCTCACGCTATTTTAAGTTGGCGCTATTTACTCCCTAAGCAAAATCGTATGGTGCACTTGCATCGTAAAACATTCTTAAGTGCGTGGGCAGATTATCCAAGAATACTCTGGTGTCTGATAGCCCTGTATAGCTATACAACATGGTACCTTTATTACGCTTGGCGACAGGTTTATCTTACTTGGAAAAACCGAAGCAAGGTGCTTTTTAATGAACAAGGCATCTCTCCTTGGCAGCAGTTGAAAAGTTTAGCTGCCCTCGCCCTGTTGCATAGCATACCACCACATTTTTATTATCAATATCAACTACATCGTTTCTCTGAACGTGAGTGGCTCAACTTCATTTATACTCACGAACTTCCTCATTGGCATCATATGATGTCGCCCAATATCTGTGCACGAAGCCAACACTTAATGTCACACAAGCATGATTTTTCGCTTGAAATGAAACGGCTCGGTTTACCCACTATTCCAAGTGTAATAGATGTTAAAAGAGGCAGGATTACTGAACAGCAACTATTCAATCGGCAGTCTTTATTTCTCAAACCGGAATGTGGCAGCCGAAAAGAAGGCTGTTATGCCTTAAGCTATCATGCAGAAACAGAACAATATCATTTGTATGGAAACAACGTTGGTGAAGGACTAACCCAAGTACAAATTCAAGCGATTATAGGGCAGGTAGCGTCAAAGCAACATTATTTAATCCAACCCTTGCTGGAAAACCATTCTTTAATAACAGATCGCTGTCAATGCGATGAATTAGTCACCCTTCGTTTAATTACCAAGCTTAATGAAGGTAAGCCAAAATTAGTTTCTGCATTATTAGAAGTACCTGTTATGGCATCCTTCAATCGAACCATACCAATTGGCATAGAACTAGAAAAAGGCACCTTATTGGATATGCCCGAACAATACCTTTATTTAGACAAAAATGCACAACAGCTTATTAAATCACTAGCTAACTTTAATTTACCTTTATGGCCTGATGTTGTCAGTATCGCAGAAAAAGCACACTGTCACTTTACTGATATTAATAGCATTGGTTGGGATCTGGCGATCACCCCTTTAGGCGTTAAACTCATCGAAGGTAATATAAACTGGGGGGTTGCGCCACATCAGCTTATTGGGTATATTCCGCTGTCGATAAATTAA
- a CDS encoding ABC transporter ATP-binding protein, with the protein MNKNQTFSLWREFKAFYLFSPQKQSLILSLMLIQGVTAGIGLLFIIPLLQIVGIDMGVVSSTSISDTAYQVFNLIGLTANLTNILLSYIIIIAVIATLRYQLSVMTTQVQQRYIAHLRDSLYRGLLHSRWQFIVENKMSNFIHCLSSQVHSIAHASNLMLTLLSQMILTIVMVGLVLLLSWKMTLLAAVFATMLFSLLLPFNRLIYGTGQKELLNFKSIFKMLTEQLASLKMIKVYGSESYHAKQMQQVSQTLEAQQLKFSRMNAMTQWLYMVGSVIAFSVFFYVAKNLLAMPLATILLLLIIFSRLLPQLSSLQKTYQQLLYKVPAFNDINEMKTACKNAEEPVASNIEIPKMQHNIQLKSVSFHYPQKDVYVIDNLSVKIKKNETVALVGHSGAGKSTLADLIAGLIEPSKGQILSDDLPLEGKNRIAWRKSIAYVTQEVYLFHDSIRANLSWVTPKQLTDADLWRVLQLAAADDFVSCLPQGLDTLIGDRGIKLSGGERQRLALARALLTEPQLLILDEATSALDHQTEKKIQQSLEQLQGTLTILIIAHRETTIAHADKRIYLEKANNSSAPLEVTSDKIKLQQY; encoded by the coding sequence ATGAATAAAAATCAAACATTTAGCCTATGGCGAGAGTTTAAGGCCTTTTATCTTTTTTCCCCGCAAAAACAATCACTCATATTAAGCTTAATGCTTATTCAGGGAGTTACTGCGGGCATTGGTCTGCTGTTTATTATTCCTTTACTGCAAATTGTCGGTATTGATATGGGCGTAGTAAGTAGTACAAGTATTTCTGATACCGCTTATCAGGTATTTAATCTCATAGGGCTTACAGCGAATCTCACGAATATATTATTGAGCTATATCATCATCATCGCTGTGATTGCCACACTCCGTTACCAATTGAGCGTCATGACTACACAAGTACAACAGCGCTATATTGCCCACTTGAGAGATAGTCTCTATCGAGGTCTATTACACAGTCGTTGGCAGTTTATAGTTGAAAATAAAATGTCAAACTTCATTCATTGCTTATCAAGTCAAGTACATTCGATTGCTCATGCTTCTAATTTGATGCTAACACTACTAAGCCAAATGATACTAACTATTGTTATGGTCGGGCTAGTACTATTGTTATCATGGAAAATGACACTATTAGCTGCCGTGTTCGCGACGATGTTATTCTCGTTACTACTCCCTTTTAATCGACTTATTTATGGTACAGGGCAAAAAGAATTACTGAATTTTAAATCAATATTTAAAATGCTAACTGAACAGTTAGCCAGCCTTAAAATGATCAAAGTCTATGGCAGTGAAAGCTATCATGCTAAACAAATGCAGCAAGTCAGCCAAACACTAGAAGCACAGCAATTAAAATTCTCTCGTATGAATGCAATGACACAGTGGCTCTATATGGTAGGCTCGGTAATCGCTTTCAGTGTGTTTTTTTACGTAGCAAAAAACCTGCTAGCAATGCCCTTGGCAACGATTCTGCTGCTGTTGATCATTTTTTCACGGCTATTGCCACAACTATCGAGCTTACAAAAGACTTATCAACAACTGCTATATAAAGTGCCGGCCTTTAATGATATTAACGAAATGAAAACTGCCTGTAAAAATGCAGAAGAGCCTGTCGCAAGTAATATCGAAATCCCGAAGATGCAGCATAATATACAGCTAAAAAGCGTGAGTTTTCACTACCCTCAAAAAGACGTTTATGTAATTGATAACCTGTCAGTAAAAATTAAAAAAAACGAAACCGTCGCCCTAGTTGGTCATTCTGGTGCAGGTAAGTCAACATTAGCAGATTTAATCGCTGGCTTGATAGAACCAAGCAAAGGCCAAATTTTGAGTGATGATTTACCACTTGAAGGAAAAAATAGAATTGCCTGGCGCAAAAGTATCGCTTACGTCACACAAGAAGTGTACTTATTTCATGACTCGATAAGGGCTAATCTCAGCTGGGTCACACCGAAGCAACTCACAGATGCTGATTTATGGCGCGTACTTCAACTCGCGGCAGCTGATGATTTTGTAAGCTGCTTGCCTCAGGGCTTAGACACGCTTATTGGTGATAGAGGCATTAAGCTCTCTGGAGGAGAAAGGCAACGGTTAGCTTTGGCTCGCGCACTACTGACGGAGCCTCAACTATTGATACTTGATGAAGCAACAAGCGCCTTAGATCACCAAACTGAGAAAAAAATACAACAGTCTTTGGAGCAACTTCAGGGAACATTAACCATTCTCATTATTGCCCACCGCGAAACTACCATAGCCCATGCCGATAAGCGTATATACTTAGAAAAAGCCAATAATAGCAGCGCCCCGCTTGAAGTTACTAGCGACAAAATAAAGTTGCAACAATATTGA
- a CDS encoding lasso peptide biosynthesis B2 protein codes for MGSAWRLPLKEKMWLLFLYPYSGIIRASMYIFPFRILSKCLGGYYQNRTLSTVVTEQQRMLAWRIGRIVELATRATPWEAKCLVQAAMARTLLGYYKIPYVLHIGARMTHEEGEPLKAHAWVKVGSWVIIGGGGLQAFGIVSSFVSPSLLNDHE; via the coding sequence ATGGGTAGCGCGTGGCGTTTACCACTAAAAGAAAAAATGTGGTTACTTTTCTTGTATCCTTATAGTGGTATTATTCGAGCATCTATGTATATTTTTCCTTTCCGAATACTGTCAAAATGTTTAGGAGGATACTACCAAAACCGCACGCTATCTACAGTCGTAACGGAACAACAACGTATGCTCGCTTGGCGTATTGGACGTATCGTGGAACTAGCAACACGTGCTACACCGTGGGAAGCGAAATGCTTGGTTCAAGCAGCTATGGCAAGAACCCTGCTTGGGTATTACAAAATACCTTACGTATTACATATTGGTGCACGAATGACCCATGAAGAAGGAGAACCTTTAAAAGCACACGCTTGGGTTAAAGTTGGCTCCTGGGTGATCATCGGTGGTGGTGGTCTCCAAGCGTTTGGTATTGTCAGCTCTTTTGTTTCACCATCGTTATTAAATGATCATGAATAA
- a CDS encoding lasso peptide biosynthesis PqqD family chaperone translates to MLNINKTIKRTEGIVEVVIDGELVMMSIENGAYYGLDTVASRVWELIEKPQTIKAICEQLLEEFDVTKEQCLEDIFTFLNSMDEQKVIDIVN, encoded by the coding sequence GTGTTAAATATAAATAAGACCATAAAAAGAACTGAAGGTATTGTTGAAGTAGTAATAGATGGTGAGTTAGTGATGATGAGTATCGAAAATGGCGCCTATTATGGTCTAGATACGGTCGCTAGTCGAGTTTGGGAATTAATTGAAAAACCTCAGACGATCAAAGCAATTTGTGAGCAATTACTAGAAGAATTTGACGTAACAAAAGAACAATGCTTAGAAGATATCTTTACGTTTTTAAACTCTATGGACGAACAAAAAGTCATTGATATAGTAAACTGA
- a CDS encoding nucleotidyltransferase family protein, whose protein sequence is MEYNNISVELQAVALLSLPQLSIAEVNATSSLLKKADFERLQTLITQHRTHPCVYHNIRQHFIKQVPSSFLLYLKNKYIKNMTRNTKQLVICAKLNQLFQAGNIPIHFFKGLSLSKLLYCDIALRNNNDIDVLISKSDLEQANHILNSMGFYAHEFDALDDEWRNVYFKVHKDIGYTNQEGLLIELHLELSIPIVHEMSIYQKELKNRDTLFQTELASDEFFYLCWHGSHTLFHRLKWLIDIKLYNEQLENTFDDSSLFSEDRARIIVCSLYLLATIYQTPLPDKATTFYKKDWLCRAMIKTCLQGMDNPAYVNSGSFAIKRHLFEIFLFKSSKYKRDMLLCKLQPTILDYSSVNRLSPQWLFIIYPLRPFLAFKRKFL, encoded by the coding sequence GTGGAATACAATAATATCAGCGTTGAATTACAGGCAGTAGCTTTGCTAAGCCTGCCTCAATTATCTATTGCTGAAGTGAATGCCACTTCATCCTTATTAAAAAAAGCAGATTTTGAGCGTTTACAAACATTAATAACACAGCATCGTACTCACCCTTGCGTATATCACAATATCCGTCAACATTTTATTAAGCAAGTGCCTTCCTCGTTTTTACTTTATCTAAAAAATAAATATATTAAAAATATGACGAGAAACACTAAGCAACTTGTTATTTGCGCTAAGTTAAATCAGTTATTTCAGGCTGGAAATATTCCAATTCATTTTTTTAAAGGGCTTTCTCTATCTAAGTTACTATACTGTGATATTGCACTAAGAAATAATAATGACATCGATGTATTAATATCCAAGTCGGACTTAGAACAAGCCAATCACATACTAAACAGTATGGGGTTTTATGCTCATGAGTTTGACGCTTTAGATGATGAATGGCGAAATGTGTATTTCAAAGTACACAAAGATATAGGCTATACCAATCAAGAAGGACTTTTAATAGAACTTCATCTAGAACTATCTATCCCTATAGTTCATGAGATGAGTATTTATCAAAAAGAGCTAAAAAATAGAGATACGCTTTTCCAAACAGAGCTAGCTAGTGATGAGTTCTTCTATCTTTGCTGGCACGGTTCACATACTTTATTTCATCGTTTAAAATGGTTAATCGATATTAAGCTTTATAATGAACAGCTTGAAAATACTTTTGATGATAGCAGTTTATTTTCTGAGGACAGAGCTCGTATTATTGTTTGCAGTTTATATTTATTGGCAACTATCTACCAAACTCCGCTACCGGATAAAGCGACCACTTTTTATAAAAAAGATTGGCTGTGTCGAGCGATGATTAAAACCTGTTTACAGGGGATGGACAATCCTGCTTATGTTAATTCAGGAAGCTTTGCCATTAAACGCCACCTATTTGAAATTTTTTTGTTTAAAAGCTCTAAATACAAAAGAGATATGTTGTTATGTAAGCTGCAACCTACTATTTTAGATTATTCCAGTGTTAATCGTTTATCGCCTCAATGGTTGTTCATAATCTATCCTCTTCGTCCATTTTTAGCCTTTAAACGGAAATTTCTCTAA